One region of Balaenoptera ricei isolate mBalRic1 chromosome 5, mBalRic1.hap2, whole genome shotgun sequence genomic DNA includes:
- the TMEM192 gene encoding transmembrane protein 192 isoform X1 encodes MEDGSLDLIQSIDDDPLLDTQHLPHHSLHAHFRPRFHPLPTVIIANLLLLIHIVFVILAFLTGVLCSYPNPIEDKCPGNYTNPLKVQTVIILGKVILWILHFLLERYIQYHHSKVRNRGYNKIYRSTRHLKSLPLMIHSTGSTALLLLLCLQHSFPEPSALYLDLILATLAVELVCSLTCLLVYTVKIRKFNKAKPQPDVLEEEKIYAYPSNITSETGFRTLSSLEEIVEKQGDIIVYLKRHNALLSQRLLTFTSSDLSSQPSGI; translated from the exons ATGGAGGAC GGTTCCTTGGATCTCATCCAAAGTATTGATGATGACCCCCTTCTGGACACCCAGCATCTCCCACATCACTCATTACACGCTCATTTTAGGCCCAGATTCCACCCTCTTCCTACAGTCATCATTGCAAATCTTCTCTTGTTGATACAT ATTGTGTTTGTTATTTTAGCATTTTTAACAGGTGTGCTTTGTTCTTACCCCAATCCAATTGAAGACAAGTGCCCAGGAAACTATACCAACCCATTGAAAGTTCAGACAGTCATAATCCTCGGAAAAGTGATTTTGTGGATTCTGCATTTCCTTCTTGAACGATACATCCAGTATCACCACAGCAAAGTAAGAAACCGAGGCTATAACAAGATCTACCGGTCAACAAGGCATCTTAAAAGCCTTCCGCTAATGATACACTCCACTG GCAGCACGGcgctcctcctcctgctctgcctgCAGCACTCCTTCCCCGAGCCCAGCGCACTGTACCTGGACCTCATTCTGGCCACCCTGGCTGTGGAGTTGGTCTGTTCCCTGACGTGCCTGCTCGTGTACACAG TGAAAATTCGAAAATTTAATAAAGCCAAGCCACAGCCTGATgtacttgaagaagaaaaaatctaTGCTTACCCCAGCAATATTACATCGGAGACTGGATTCAG GACTCTCTCGAGCCTGGAAGAGATTGTGGAGAAGCAGGGAGACATCATAGTGTACCTGAAGCGACACAATGCCCTGCTCAGCCAACGTCTGCTGACCTTCACGTCCTCTGACCTCAGCTCTCAGCCAAGTGGGATTTGA
- the TMEM192 gene encoding transmembrane protein 192 isoform X3: MEDIVFVILAFLTGVLCSYPNPIEDKCPGNYTNPLKVQTVIILGKVILWILHFLLERYIQYHHSKVRNRGYNKIYRSTRHLKSLPLMIHSTGSTALLLLLCLQHSFPEPSALYLDLILATLAVELVCSLTCLLVYTVKIRKFNKAKPQPDVLEEEKIYAYPSNITSETGFRTLSSLEEIVEKQGDIIVYLKRHNALLSQRLLTFTSSDLSSQPSGI, translated from the exons ATGGAGGAC ATTGTGTTTGTTATTTTAGCATTTTTAACAGGTGTGCTTTGTTCTTACCCCAATCCAATTGAAGACAAGTGCCCAGGAAACTATACCAACCCATTGAAAGTTCAGACAGTCATAATCCTCGGAAAAGTGATTTTGTGGATTCTGCATTTCCTTCTTGAACGATACATCCAGTATCACCACAGCAAAGTAAGAAACCGAGGCTATAACAAGATCTACCGGTCAACAAGGCATCTTAAAAGCCTTCCGCTAATGATACACTCCACTG GCAGCACGGcgctcctcctcctgctctgcctgCAGCACTCCTTCCCCGAGCCCAGCGCACTGTACCTGGACCTCATTCTGGCCACCCTGGCTGTGGAGTTGGTCTGTTCCCTGACGTGCCTGCTCGTGTACACAG TGAAAATTCGAAAATTTAATAAAGCCAAGCCACAGCCTGATgtacttgaagaagaaaaaatctaTGCTTACCCCAGCAATATTACATCGGAGACTGGATTCAG GACTCTCTCGAGCCTGGAAGAGATTGTGGAGAAGCAGGGAGACATCATAGTGTACCTGAAGCGACACAATGCCCTGCTCAGCCAACGTCTGCTGACCTTCACGTCCTCTGACCTCAGCTCTCAGCCAAGTGGGATTTGA
- the TMEM192 gene encoding transmembrane protein 192 isoform X2, giving the protein MGSLDLIQSIDDDPLLDTQHLPHHSLHAHFRPRFHPLPTVIIANLLLLIHIVFVILAFLTGVLCSYPNPIEDKCPGNYTNPLKVQTVIILGKVILWILHFLLERYIQYHHSKVRNRGYNKIYRSTRHLKSLPLMIHSTGSTALLLLLCLQHSFPEPSALYLDLILATLAVELVCSLTCLLVYTVKIRKFNKAKPQPDVLEEEKIYAYPSNITSETGFRTLSSLEEIVEKQGDIIVYLKRHNALLSQRLLTFTSSDLSSQPSGI; this is encoded by the exons ATG GGTTCCTTGGATCTCATCCAAAGTATTGATGATGACCCCCTTCTGGACACCCAGCATCTCCCACATCACTCATTACACGCTCATTTTAGGCCCAGATTCCACCCTCTTCCTACAGTCATCATTGCAAATCTTCTCTTGTTGATACAT ATTGTGTTTGTTATTTTAGCATTTTTAACAGGTGTGCTTTGTTCTTACCCCAATCCAATTGAAGACAAGTGCCCAGGAAACTATACCAACCCATTGAAAGTTCAGACAGTCATAATCCTCGGAAAAGTGATTTTGTGGATTCTGCATTTCCTTCTTGAACGATACATCCAGTATCACCACAGCAAAGTAAGAAACCGAGGCTATAACAAGATCTACCGGTCAACAAGGCATCTTAAAAGCCTTCCGCTAATGATACACTCCACTG GCAGCACGGcgctcctcctcctgctctgcctgCAGCACTCCTTCCCCGAGCCCAGCGCACTGTACCTGGACCTCATTCTGGCCACCCTGGCTGTGGAGTTGGTCTGTTCCCTGACGTGCCTGCTCGTGTACACAG TGAAAATTCGAAAATTTAATAAAGCCAAGCCACAGCCTGATgtacttgaagaagaaaaaatctaTGCTTACCCCAGCAATATTACATCGGAGACTGGATTCAG GACTCTCTCGAGCCTGGAAGAGATTGTGGAGAAGCAGGGAGACATCATAGTGTACCTGAAGCGACACAATGCCCTGCTCAGCCAACGTCTGCTGACCTTCACGTCCTCTGACCTCAGCTCTCAGCCAAGTGGGATTTGA